In Chanodichthys erythropterus isolate Z2021 chromosome 18, ASM2448905v1, whole genome shotgun sequence, the following are encoded in one genomic region:
- the LOC137006131 gene encoding uncharacterized protein isoform X2: MSYPEREPPAVRPRRRVNPPAYLEDYELSEPGPQRQQPRSPSYQGALEDEPPRRSISTSPVSQASEHSEWILNDQWDSTSERLREENAALQQQVKQLPELTAMLEEMKRENAALQRQASQLPEIISAVQEMRQQNAALYHELKNLKSDRRLPPELSTAPMPSQLSHSPAAHIQTPQPSYHPIPAPRSRLPPTAKRQMCSAGPEESPGLIEHLRNMNISSSSDERAPFTAQYRDSPQFRYPDSPPYSQSRQLPEFMFPSQDQKRPVHAEYTSEHLLPSSTQEKIYRGPAPTIPYLTFPDPREFSRLRIALENILPDDATEHFKFQILTDHLKLEEALLVADSYSNSRSPFTNTMRALNKMYGQPHQLALQRIAELMDGANIRSGDVKAFRMFGLQVRSLVSMLQQLGHKGSVELECGSHVSRLLSKLPHDLRSSFKRYTHPLQVAIPTLLDFADWLEYELQVQEDSSQYGLPSKQDYPARIREVRREPKQPRRPTTIFLGTEKSPSTLTSSVTSKPVSLPVKTEKVTCNKKHLLVLHDVNGQVKSPQESTAPSSAVLYVDRPTSGSKVLLKVIKVLIKNGNRAMEAYAVLDDGSERTIILHDAVEKLAIEGEPEDLVLRTVRQDTQVIHGAAVTFTVSPIVNPSKAYKIRNAFTAKVLGLAEHTHPVNVLQRKFKHLAGLPLQQLNKVHPVLLIGSDCPHLITPIQPVRLGPPGGPTAVRTRLGWTLQGPTQELSSHLFPDQCFFTSLRPVNDLYANVERLWQMDVLPYQSEKVITRSRLDKESIQLLQENTVRVDIDGVQRYATPLLRIKNMPCLYATKEAVLPQLRGIEKRLDKDSDLAAAYKEELAKLVQAGYVVKLSQEQVDRTKEAWYIPHHMVQHNGKNRVVFNCSFSYQGHNLNELLLPGPTLGPSLLAVLLRFREHSVAISSDIRGMFHQVRLLPKDKPLLRYIWRDMQRDRIPDVYEWQVLPFGTTCSPCCASFALQKHVLDHSQPGEDTCFSVEKSFYVDNCLQSFASPNTAKNLVDKLYSLLASGGFELRQWASNDPSVISHLPADIQSQSSILWLREGHQNAQESTLGLHWKCQSDTLSYKRRKPDCQVPTMRSIYQILASQYDPLGYIVPFTTRAKVIVQKLWDKRREWDDPRLPEDLLATWKHWESELEDLQHITLPRCYCSKELDCSTSIRQLHIFCDASEKAYGSVAYLRTESSQGKVEVAFVTARSRVAPKKQQSIPRLELCAALTGAQLAKVLKAELTLPLSSITLWSDSTTILTWLLSDSCRFKVFVGTRVAEIQDLTESDTWRYVQSSNNPADAITRGKSPSDLTKDSKWNQGPAFLRQTPASWPEMPPLAHVTQDSELKRSTFCGLVTSALSLPDPHQFSTFSDYLKALIQYSNKKSPLSATAEDYKEAELTALRHIQMESFPDEMLHLKSGKPIPSNSRLLCLAPELDNSTNLIRVGGRLRQISPLDEDNIHPIVLNPHHPLTKLIIKDYDDRLHHPGPERVFSELRRKYWVLKGRAAVRHHQRQCTECQKWRAKPNPPRMADLPQARLRIHQPVFYSTGIDCFGPYLIKVGRRNEKRWGILFKCMTTRAVHIDLLTSLDSDSFLMALRRFIARRGKPFEILSDQGTNFKGGERELRDAFVALQPEIQAQLASQQIGFVFNPPNAPHFGGCWEREIRSLKTALQVTLGAQTVTEEVLRTVLIEIEGILNAKPIGYTSSDIADPDPVTPNILLMGRRDASLPQVTYQDSELLSRRRWRHSQLLADHFWKRFICNYLPSLQTRQKWMSEKDNLRNHTHNKSTTSTPGVRRYVLTGHPVVVQLLRTKKE; encoded by the exons ATGTCTTACCCAGAAAGAGAACCTCCTGCTGTGCGACCAAGGAGACGAGTTAACCCCCCAGCTTACCTTGAAGACTACGAGCTCAGTGAACCTGGTCCTCAACGACAGCAGCCACGGTCGCCTAGCTACCAGGGTGCACTGGAGGATGAACCACCACGTCGTTCTATATCCACTTCACCAGTCAGTCAAGCATCAGAGCACTCAGAATGGATATTGAATGACCAATGGGACAGCACTTCTGAAAGGCTGAGAGAGGAGAATGCTGCACTGCAACAGCAAGTAAAACAGTTACCAGAGCTTACAGCCATGTTAGAGGAGATGAAGCGGGAGAACGCAGCCTTGCAACGACAAGCTAGCCAGCTCCCTGAGATCATCTCAGCAGTCCAAGAGATGCGTCAACAGAATGCTGCGCTTTATCATGAGCTTAAAAACCTGAAATCGGACCGAAGACTTCCACCTGAGTTATCCACTGCACCAATGCCATCACAGCTCTCTCACTCTCCAGCAGCTCACATTCAGACTCCACAGCCAAGCTACCATCCAATACCAGCCCCACGCTCCAGGCTGCCACCTACCGCTAAGAGACAAATGTGCTCAGCTGGGCCAGAGGAAAGCCCAGGGCTGATTGAACATCTGAGAAACATGAACATTTCTTCCTCCTCAGATGAGAGAGCCCCCTTTACAGCACAGTATCGTGATTCACCGCAATTCAGGTATCCAGACTCTCCCCCGTATTCCCAGTCACGTCAGCTGCCTGAGTTTATGTTCCCATCACAAGACCAGAAAAGACCAGTCCATGCTGAATACACTTCAGAGCATCTCTTACCTTCATCTACCCAAGAGAAAATCTACAGAGGTCCAGCCCCTACCATCCCTTACCTGACATTTCCTGACCCTAGGGAGTTTTCAAGGCTGAGAATTGCATTAGAGAACATCCTGCCTGATGACGCCACAGAACACTTCAAGTTCCAAATCCTCACAGACCATCTGAAACTGGAGGAGGCTCTCCTGGTGGCGGACTCTTATAGCAATTCAAGGTCTCCCTTCACAAACACTATGAGAGCTCTGAATAAAATGTATGGTCAACCTCACCAACTAGCTCTGCAACGAATCGCTGAGCTGATGGATGGTGCTAACATACGCAGCGGAGATGTGAAGGCCTTCAGGATGTTTGGGCTGCAGGTGCGTTCACTTGTCAGTATGTTGCAGCAGCTGGGCCACAAAGGTAGTGTAGAGCTGGAATGTGGATCACATGTATCTCGACTCTTGAGTAAGCTGCCACATGATCTCAGATCCAGTTTTAAGAGATACACTCACCCACTACAAGTTGCTATTCCCACACTGCTGGACTTTGCGGATTGGCTGGAATATGAGCTTCAGGTACAGGAAGACAGTAGCCAGTATGGTTTGCCCTCAAAGCAAGACTACCCAGCACGCATCAGAGAGGTGAGAAGAGAACCTAAGCAGCCTCGCAGACCAACTACTATTTTCCTTGGGACTGAAAAGTCACCGTCCACGCTGACGTCTTCTGTCACGTCTAAACCAGTCAGCCTACCAGTCAAAACAGAGAAGGTAACCTGCAACAAGAAGCACCTTTTGGTACTGCATGACGTTAatggtcaagtcaagtcacctcaGGAGAGTACAGCTCCTTCTAGTGCAGTTTTGTATGTTGACCGCCCAACATCTGGCAGTAAAGTGCTGCTCAAAGTGATTAAGGTTCTAATCAAGAATGGTAACAGAGCGATGGAGGCTTATGCTGTGTTGGACGATGGATCAGAGCGAACCATCATTCTGCATGATGCAGTTGAGAAATTGGCAATTGAGGGGGAGCCCGAGGACCTTGTGCTTCGCACAGTGAGACAAGATACCCAGGTCATTCACGGGGCGGCagtaacttttactgtgtcCCCAATTGTGAACCCCAGTAAGGCCTACAAGATCCGTAACGCCTTCACAGCTAAAGTACTCGGCCTGGCAGAACATACTCACCCAGTCAATGTCCTGCAAAGGAAGTTCAAGCATCTTGCTGGGTTACCACTGCAACAGCTGAACAAGGTACATCCCGTGCTTCTCATTGGCTCTGATTGCCCCCACCTTATCACACCTATACAGCCAGTCAGACTGGGGCCCCCTGGTGGTCCGACAGCAGTAAGAACACGTCTGGGATGGACACTGCAGGGTCCAACTCAAGAATTGAGCAGTCATCTTTTCCCTGATCAGTGCTTCTTCACCTCGCTGCGGCCTGTCAATGACCTTTATGCAAACGTAGAGAGACTGTGGCAAATGGATGTTCTACCCTACCAGAGTGAAAAGGTAATCACCAGATCACGCCTAGACAAGGAGTCCATACAGCTTCTGCAAGAAAACACTGTGAGAGTGGATATTGATGGTGTTCAGAGATATGCTACTCCTCTGCTACGTATCAAGAACATGCCCTGTCTCTATGCAACTAAAGAAGCTGTCTTACCCCAGTTAAGAGGAATTGAGAAACGGCTTGACAAAGACTCTGATCTGGCTGCAGCATACAAAGAGGAGTTGGCCAAGTTAGTGCAAGCTGGGTATGTTGTCAAACTTAGTCAGGAGCAGGTGGACAGAACAAAAGAAGCCTGGTACATCCCGCACCACATGGTGCAGCATAATGGGAAGAACAGGGTGGTCTTTAACTGTTCATTCTCATACCAAGGGCACAATCTGAATGAGCTCCTATTGCCTGGTCCAACACTTGGTCCGTCCCTCCTGGCAGTCCTTCTGCGCTTCCGGGAGCACTCTGTTGCCATCAGTAGTGACATCCGTGGCATGTTCCATCAGGTACGCCTCTTGCCAAAGGATAAACCACTGCTGAGATACatttggagagacatgcaaagAGACAGAATCCCTGATGTCTATGAATGGCAAGTGCTGCCTTTCGGGACTACTTGCAGTCCATGTTGTGCTTCGTTTGCTTTACAGAAGCATGTTCTAGATCACAGCCAGCCTGGAGAGGACACATGTTTTTCTGTGGAGAAGTCATTCTATGTTGACAATTGCCTTCAGAGCTTTGCTTCTCCTAACACGGCCAAGAACCTAGTCGACAAACTCTACAGCCTCCTAGCATCTGGGGGCTTTGAGTTACGACAGTGGGCTAGTAATGACCCTTCAGTTATCAGCCATCTGCCAGCCGATATTCAGTCTCAGAGCAGCATTCTTTGGCTACGTGAAGGTCACCAAAATGCCCAGGAATCAACTCTTGGCCTTCATTGGAAATGCCAGTCAGACACTCTCTCCTACAAACGACGCAAACCTGACTGTCAAGTGCCCACAATGAGAAGCATCTACCAGATTCTTGCTAGCCAATATGATCCCCTTGGCTACATTGTACCATTCACCACTCGAGCTAAAGTGATAGTACAAAAGTTATGGGACAAAAGGAGAGAGTGGGATGACCCGCGGCTACCTGAGGACCTATTAGCCACTTGGAAACACTGGGAGAGCGAGTTGGAAGACCTGCAGCACATCACTTTGCCCAGATGTTATTGCAGCAAGGAACTGGACTGCTCTACCAGCATTAGGCAGCTTCACATCTTTTGTGATGCCTCAGAGAAGGCCTATGGCTCTGTGGCTTACTTAAGAACAGAGAGCTCTCAAGGTAAAGTGGAGGTGGCCTTTGTAACAGCTAGGTCCCGTGTCGCCCCCAAAAAACAACAGAGCATTCCTCGTCTTGAGTTGTGTGCAGCACTCACAGGGGCGCAACTGGCTAAAGTCCTGAAAGCAGAGCTAACATTACCACTCAGTAGCATCACTCTGTGGTCTGACTCCACTACAATACTGACCTGGCTTTTATCAGATTCTTGCCGCTTTAAGGTTTTTGTGGGGACTAGAGTAGCAGAAATCCAGGACTTAACTGAATCTGATACCTGGCGCTATGTACAGTCTAGCAACAACCCAGCGGATGCCATTACAAGAGGAAAGTCTCCCTCTGATCTCACCAAAGACAGCAAATGGAACCAAGGCCCAGCTTTCCTCCGACAGACACCAGCCAGCTGGCCAGAGATGCCACCATTAGCCCATGTAACCCAAGACAGTGAGTTGAAAAGGTCAACCTTCTGTGGACTGGTAACTTCTGCTCTGTCATTACCAGATCCTCATCAATTTAGCACCTTCTCAGACTACTTAAAGGCCCTCATACAATACTCAAACAAGAAATCACCCTTGAGTGCCACTGCAGAAGACTATAAAGAAGCTGAGCTCACAGCCCTCCGTCACATCCAGATGGAATCATTCCCAGACGAGATGTTGCACTTGAAATCTGGTAAACCCATACCTAGCAATAGTCGACTGCTGTGTCTAGCCCCTGAACTGGATAACAGCACCAATCTCATTCGCGTCGGTGGTCGTCTCAGACAGATCAGTCCATTAGACGAAGATAACATCCACCCCATTGTCCTCAACCCACATCACCCACTCACCAAGCTGATTATCAAAGACTATGATGATCGTCTGCATCACCCTGGACCAGAGAGGGTGTTTTCAGAACTCAGGAGGAAATACTGGGTATTAAAAGGACGAGCAGCAGTCAGACATCATCAACGCCAATGCACTGAATGCCAGAAATGGCGAGCCAAACCTAACCCCCCCAGAATGGCAGACCTTCCACAAGCAAGGTTGAGAATTCACCAGCCAGTTTTCTATTCAACGGGGATAGATTGCTTCGGTCCCTATCTCATAAAGGTGGGACGCAGAAATGAGAAACGTTGGGGGATCCTTTTCAAGTGTATGACCACCCGTGCAGTGCATATTGATCTCCTTACAAGTCTGGACAGTGATTCATTCCTTATGGCCCTTCGCCGTTTTATTGCTCGGCGAGGCAAACCCTTTGAGATCCTTTCAGATCAAGGAACGAATTTCAAAGGTGGGGAAAGGGAACTTCGGGATGCCTTTGTAGCTCTTCAGCCTGAGATCCAGGCTCAACTTGCAAGCCAACAGATTGGTTTCGTGTTCAATCCACCCAATGCACCACATTTCGGTGGATGCTGGGAGCGGGAAATTCGATCACTGAAAACAGCCCTGCAAGTAACTCTCGGAGCCCAAACAGTCACTGAAGAAGTATTACGAACTGTTCTAATTGAAATAGAGGGTATACTGAATGCCAAGCCCATCGGCTACACATCTTCAGACATAGCCGACCCCGATCCAGTTACACCCAACATCCTGTTAATGGGGCGGCGAGACGCATCACTTCCACAAGTGACGTACCAAGATTCCGAACTCCTGAGCAGACGGAGATGGAGGCATAGTCAGCTGCTAGCTGATCACTTTTGGAAGCGATTCATCTGTAACTACCTACCTAGCCTTCAAACCAGACAGAAATGGATGTCAGAGAAGGACAATCTACGA aaccacacacacaataaatcaACTACAAGTACCCCTGGTGTGAGACGTTATGTTCTAACCGGACATCCTGTGGTCGTTCAATTACTCCGAACCAAAAAAGAGTGA
- the LOC137006131 gene encoding uncharacterized protein isoform X1, which yields MSYPEREPPAVRPRRRVNPPAYLEDYELSEPGPQRQQPRSPSYQGALEDEPPRRSISTSPVSQASEHSEWILNDQWDSTSERLREENAALQQQVKQLPELTAMLEEMKRENAALQRQASQLPEIISAVQEMRQQNAALYHELKNLKSDRRLPPELSTAPMPSQLSHSPAAHIQTPQPSYHPIPAPRSRLPPTAKRQMCSAGPEESPGLIEHLRNMNISSSSDERAPFTAQYRDSPQFRYPDSPPYSQSRQLPEFMFPSQDQKRPVHAEYTSEHLLPSSTQEKIYRGPAPTIPYLTFPDPREFSRLRIALENILPDDATEHFKFQILTDHLKLEEALLVADSYSNSRSPFTNTMRALNKMYGQPHQLALQRIAELMDGANIRSGDVKAFRMFGLQVRSLVSMLQQLGHKGSVELECGSHVSRLLSKLPHDLRSSFKRYTHPLQVAIPTLLDFADWLEYELQVQEDSSQYGLPSKQDYPARIREVRREPKQPRRPTTIFLGTEKSPSTLTSSVTSKPVSLPVKTEKVTCNKKHLLVLHDVNGQVKSPQESTAPSSAVLYVDRPTSGSKVLLKVIKVLIKNGNRAMEAYAVLDDGSERTIILHDAVEKLAIEGEPEDLVLRTVRQDTQVIHGAAVTFTVSPIVNPSKAYKIRNAFTAKVLGLAEHTHPVNVLQRKFKHLAGLPLQQLNKVHPVLLIGSDCPHLITPIQPVRLGPPGGPTAVRTRLGWTLQGPTQELSSHLFPDQCFFTSLRPVNDLYANVERLWQMDVLPYQSEKVITRSRLDKESIQLLQENTVRVDIDGVQRYATPLLRIKNMPCLYATKEAVLPQLRGIEKRLDKDSDLAAAYKEELAKLVQAGYVVKLSQEQVDRTKEAWYIPHHMVQHNGKNRVVFNCSFSYQGHNLNELLLPGPTLGPSLLAVLLRFREHSVAISSDIRGMFHQVRLLPKDKPLLRYIWRDMQRDRIPDVYEWQVLPFGTTCSPCCASFALQKHVLDHSQPGEDTCFSVEKSFYVDNCLQSFASPNTAKNLVDKLYSLLASGGFELRQWASNDPSVISHLPADIQSQSSILWLREGHQNAQESTLGLHWKCQSDTLSYKRRKPDCQVPTMRSIYQILASQYDPLGYIVPFTTRAKVIVQKLWDKRREWDDPRLPEDLLATWKHWESELEDLQHITLPRCYCSKELDCSTSIRQLHIFCDASEKAYGSVAYLRTESSQGKVEVAFVTARSRVAPKKQQSIPRLELCAALTGAQLAKVLKAELTLPLSSITLWSDSTTILTWLLSDSCRFKVFVGTRVAEIQDLTESDTWRYVQSSNNPADAITRGKSPSDLTKDSKWNQGPAFLRQTPASWPEMPPLAHVTQDSELKRSTFCGLVTSALSLPDPHQFSTFSDYLKALIQYSNKKSPLSATAEDYKEAELTALRHIQMESFPDEMLHLKSGKPIPSNSRLLCLAPELDNSTNLIRVGGRLRQISPLDEDNIHPIVLNPHHPLTKLIIKDYDDRLHHPGPERVFSELRRKYWVLKGRAAVRHHQRQCTECQKWRAKPNPPRMADLPQARLRIHQPVFYSTGIDCFGPYLIKVGRRNEKRWGILFKCMTTRAVHIDLLTSLDSDSFLMALRRFIARRGKPFEILSDQGTNFKGGERELRDAFVALQPEIQAQLASQQIGFVFNPPNAPHFGGCWEREIRSLKTALQVTLGAQTVTEEVLRTVLIEIEGILNAKPIGYTSSDIADPDPVTPNILLMGRRDASLPQVTYQDSELLSRRRWRHSQLLADHFWKRFICNYLPSLQTRQKWMSEKDNLRVGETVMIVDQQLPRALWPVGRIVQGFPGKDNRVRSAEIKVKDRTYLRPVTKIISLPPLPE from the coding sequence ATGTCTTACCCAGAAAGAGAACCTCCTGCTGTGCGACCAAGGAGACGAGTTAACCCCCCAGCTTACCTTGAAGACTACGAGCTCAGTGAACCTGGTCCTCAACGACAGCAGCCACGGTCGCCTAGCTACCAGGGTGCACTGGAGGATGAACCACCACGTCGTTCTATATCCACTTCACCAGTCAGTCAAGCATCAGAGCACTCAGAATGGATATTGAATGACCAATGGGACAGCACTTCTGAAAGGCTGAGAGAGGAGAATGCTGCACTGCAACAGCAAGTAAAACAGTTACCAGAGCTTACAGCCATGTTAGAGGAGATGAAGCGGGAGAACGCAGCCTTGCAACGACAAGCTAGCCAGCTCCCTGAGATCATCTCAGCAGTCCAAGAGATGCGTCAACAGAATGCTGCGCTTTATCATGAGCTTAAAAACCTGAAATCGGACCGAAGACTTCCACCTGAGTTATCCACTGCACCAATGCCATCACAGCTCTCTCACTCTCCAGCAGCTCACATTCAGACTCCACAGCCAAGCTACCATCCAATACCAGCCCCACGCTCCAGGCTGCCACCTACCGCTAAGAGACAAATGTGCTCAGCTGGGCCAGAGGAAAGCCCAGGGCTGATTGAACATCTGAGAAACATGAACATTTCTTCCTCCTCAGATGAGAGAGCCCCCTTTACAGCACAGTATCGTGATTCACCGCAATTCAGGTATCCAGACTCTCCCCCGTATTCCCAGTCACGTCAGCTGCCTGAGTTTATGTTCCCATCACAAGACCAGAAAAGACCAGTCCATGCTGAATACACTTCAGAGCATCTCTTACCTTCATCTACCCAAGAGAAAATCTACAGAGGTCCAGCCCCTACCATCCCTTACCTGACATTTCCTGACCCTAGGGAGTTTTCAAGGCTGAGAATTGCATTAGAGAACATCCTGCCTGATGACGCCACAGAACACTTCAAGTTCCAAATCCTCACAGACCATCTGAAACTGGAGGAGGCTCTCCTGGTGGCGGACTCTTATAGCAATTCAAGGTCTCCCTTCACAAACACTATGAGAGCTCTGAATAAAATGTATGGTCAACCTCACCAACTAGCTCTGCAACGAATCGCTGAGCTGATGGATGGTGCTAACATACGCAGCGGAGATGTGAAGGCCTTCAGGATGTTTGGGCTGCAGGTGCGTTCACTTGTCAGTATGTTGCAGCAGCTGGGCCACAAAGGTAGTGTAGAGCTGGAATGTGGATCACATGTATCTCGACTCTTGAGTAAGCTGCCACATGATCTCAGATCCAGTTTTAAGAGATACACTCACCCACTACAAGTTGCTATTCCCACACTGCTGGACTTTGCGGATTGGCTGGAATATGAGCTTCAGGTACAGGAAGACAGTAGCCAGTATGGTTTGCCCTCAAAGCAAGACTACCCAGCACGCATCAGAGAGGTGAGAAGAGAACCTAAGCAGCCTCGCAGACCAACTACTATTTTCCTTGGGACTGAAAAGTCACCGTCCACGCTGACGTCTTCTGTCACGTCTAAACCAGTCAGCCTACCAGTCAAAACAGAGAAGGTAACCTGCAACAAGAAGCACCTTTTGGTACTGCATGACGTTAatggtcaagtcaagtcacctcaGGAGAGTACAGCTCCTTCTAGTGCAGTTTTGTATGTTGACCGCCCAACATCTGGCAGTAAAGTGCTGCTCAAAGTGATTAAGGTTCTAATCAAGAATGGTAACAGAGCGATGGAGGCTTATGCTGTGTTGGACGATGGATCAGAGCGAACCATCATTCTGCATGATGCAGTTGAGAAATTGGCAATTGAGGGGGAGCCCGAGGACCTTGTGCTTCGCACAGTGAGACAAGATACCCAGGTCATTCACGGGGCGGCagtaacttttactgtgtcCCCAATTGTGAACCCCAGTAAGGCCTACAAGATCCGTAACGCCTTCACAGCTAAAGTACTCGGCCTGGCAGAACATACTCACCCAGTCAATGTCCTGCAAAGGAAGTTCAAGCATCTTGCTGGGTTACCACTGCAACAGCTGAACAAGGTACATCCCGTGCTTCTCATTGGCTCTGATTGCCCCCACCTTATCACACCTATACAGCCAGTCAGACTGGGGCCCCCTGGTGGTCCGACAGCAGTAAGAACACGTCTGGGATGGACACTGCAGGGTCCAACTCAAGAATTGAGCAGTCATCTTTTCCCTGATCAGTGCTTCTTCACCTCGCTGCGGCCTGTCAATGACCTTTATGCAAACGTAGAGAGACTGTGGCAAATGGATGTTCTACCCTACCAGAGTGAAAAGGTAATCACCAGATCACGCCTAGACAAGGAGTCCATACAGCTTCTGCAAGAAAACACTGTGAGAGTGGATATTGATGGTGTTCAGAGATATGCTACTCCTCTGCTACGTATCAAGAACATGCCCTGTCTCTATGCAACTAAAGAAGCTGTCTTACCCCAGTTAAGAGGAATTGAGAAACGGCTTGACAAAGACTCTGATCTGGCTGCAGCATACAAAGAGGAGTTGGCCAAGTTAGTGCAAGCTGGGTATGTTGTCAAACTTAGTCAGGAGCAGGTGGACAGAACAAAAGAAGCCTGGTACATCCCGCACCACATGGTGCAGCATAATGGGAAGAACAGGGTGGTCTTTAACTGTTCATTCTCATACCAAGGGCACAATCTGAATGAGCTCCTATTGCCTGGTCCAACACTTGGTCCGTCCCTCCTGGCAGTCCTTCTGCGCTTCCGGGAGCACTCTGTTGCCATCAGTAGTGACATCCGTGGCATGTTCCATCAGGTACGCCTCTTGCCAAAGGATAAACCACTGCTGAGATACatttggagagacatgcaaagAGACAGAATCCCTGATGTCTATGAATGGCAAGTGCTGCCTTTCGGGACTACTTGCAGTCCATGTTGTGCTTCGTTTGCTTTACAGAAGCATGTTCTAGATCACAGCCAGCCTGGAGAGGACACATGTTTTTCTGTGGAGAAGTCATTCTATGTTGACAATTGCCTTCAGAGCTTTGCTTCTCCTAACACGGCCAAGAACCTAGTCGACAAACTCTACAGCCTCCTAGCATCTGGGGGCTTTGAGTTACGACAGTGGGCTAGTAATGACCCTTCAGTTATCAGCCATCTGCCAGCCGATATTCAGTCTCAGAGCAGCATTCTTTGGCTACGTGAAGGTCACCAAAATGCCCAGGAATCAACTCTTGGCCTTCATTGGAAATGCCAGTCAGACACTCTCTCCTACAAACGACGCAAACCTGACTGTCAAGTGCCCACAATGAGAAGCATCTACCAGATTCTTGCTAGCCAATATGATCCCCTTGGCTACATTGTACCATTCACCACTCGAGCTAAAGTGATAGTACAAAAGTTATGGGACAAAAGGAGAGAGTGGGATGACCCGCGGCTACCTGAGGACCTATTAGCCACTTGGAAACACTGGGAGAGCGAGTTGGAAGACCTGCAGCACATCACTTTGCCCAGATGTTATTGCAGCAAGGAACTGGACTGCTCTACCAGCATTAGGCAGCTTCACATCTTTTGTGATGCCTCAGAGAAGGCCTATGGCTCTGTGGCTTACTTAAGAACAGAGAGCTCTCAAGGTAAAGTGGAGGTGGCCTTTGTAACAGCTAGGTCCCGTGTCGCCCCCAAAAAACAACAGAGCATTCCTCGTCTTGAGTTGTGTGCAGCACTCACAGGGGCGCAACTGGCTAAAGTCCTGAAAGCAGAGCTAACATTACCACTCAGTAGCATCACTCTGTGGTCTGACTCCACTACAATACTGACCTGGCTTTTATCAGATTCTTGCCGCTTTAAGGTTTTTGTGGGGACTAGAGTAGCAGAAATCCAGGACTTAACTGAATCTGATACCTGGCGCTATGTACAGTCTAGCAACAACCCAGCGGATGCCATTACAAGAGGAAAGTCTCCCTCTGATCTCACCAAAGACAGCAAATGGAACCAAGGCCCAGCTTTCCTCCGACAGACACCAGCCAGCTGGCCAGAGATGCCACCATTAGCCCATGTAACCCAAGACAGTGAGTTGAAAAGGTCAACCTTCTGTGGACTGGTAACTTCTGCTCTGTCATTACCAGATCCTCATCAATTTAGCACCTTCTCAGACTACTTAAAGGCCCTCATACAATACTCAAACAAGAAATCACCCTTGAGTGCCACTGCAGAAGACTATAAAGAAGCTGAGCTCACAGCCCTCCGTCACATCCAGATGGAATCATTCCCAGACGAGATGTTGCACTTGAAATCTGGTAAACCCATACCTAGCAATAGTCGACTGCTGTGTCTAGCCCCTGAACTGGATAACAGCACCAATCTCATTCGCGTCGGTGGTCGTCTCAGACAGATCAGTCCATTAGACGAAGATAACATCCACCCCATTGTCCTCAACCCACATCACCCACTCACCAAGCTGATTATCAAAGACTATGATGATCGTCTGCATCACCCTGGACCAGAGAGGGTGTTTTCAGAACTCAGGAGGAAATACTGGGTATTAAAAGGACGAGCAGCAGTCAGACATCATCAACGCCAATGCACTGAATGCCAGAAATGGCGAGCCAAACCTAACCCCCCCAGAATGGCAGACCTTCCACAAGCAAGGTTGAGAATTCACCAGCCAGTTTTCTATTCAACGGGGATAGATTGCTTCGGTCCCTATCTCATAAAGGTGGGACGCAGAAATGAGAAACGTTGGGGGATCCTTTTCAAGTGTATGACCACCCGTGCAGTGCATATTGATCTCCTTACAAGTCTGGACAGTGATTCATTCCTTATGGCCCTTCGCCGTTTTATTGCTCGGCGAGGCAAACCCTTTGAGATCCTTTCAGATCAAGGAACGAATTTCAAAGGTGGGGAAAGGGAACTTCGGGATGCCTTTGTAGCTCTTCAGCCTGAGATCCAGGCTCAACTTGCAAGCCAACAGATTGGTTTCGTGTTCAATCCACCCAATGCACCACATTTCGGTGGATGCTGGGAGCGGGAAATTCGATCACTGAAAACAGCCCTGCAAGTAACTCTCGGAGCCCAAACAGTCACTGAAGAAGTATTACGAACTGTTCTAATTGAAATAGAGGGTATACTGAATGCCAAGCCCATCGGCTACACATCTTCAGACATAGCCGACCCCGATCCAGTTACACCCAACATCCTGTTAATGGGGCGGCGAGACGCATCACTTCCACAAGTGACGTACCAAGATTCCGAACTCCTGAGCAGACGGAGATGGAGGCATAGTCAGCTGCTAGCTGATCACTTTTGGAAGCGATTCATCTGTAACTACCTACCTAGCCTTCAAACCAGACAGAAATGGATGTCAGAGAAGGACAATCTACGAGTAGGTGAAACTGTTATGATTGTAGACCAGCAGCTACCTCGTGCACTTTGGCCAGTTGGAAGGATTGTGCAGGGTTTCCCGGGGAAGGATAACCGGGTCAGATCAGCTGAAATTAAAGTGAAGGACAGAACTTACCTAAGGCCAGTGACCAAAATCATCAGCCTACCTCCACTGCCTGAGTGA